The genomic DNA CCATGTGGCCAGTAGCGTAGCGCGGTCGGGTCAGGGCGATGTCAGGGCGGCGGTACCCCGGGGAGACGAGGCCATGACAGAGCGCTCGTAGAATGACCGCATGGCCGCCCAAACGGTCCTGGTGGTCGAGGACGACGCTGCGGTGCGCGAGGTGGTCGCGTTCCACCTCAGCCGGGCCGGCTTCGCCGTTCGCGAGGCGTCCGACGCCGCTCAGGCGCTGGCCGCCGCGCCGGACGCCGCCCTCGTCGTGCTCGACTGGATGTTGCCGGGCGAGAGCGGGCTGACGGTCTTGAAACGCCTTCGGGACTCCTCGGCCGCCGAGCTCCCCGTGCTCATGCTCACCGCCCGCGCCCGCGAGGCGGAGCGTGTCGAGGGGCTCGAGTCTGGTGCGGACGACTACCTGACCAAACCGTTCTCCGCCGCGGAGCTCGTTGCGCGCGTGCGCGCGCTCCTGCGCCGGGCCGTCCCACGCAAGCGCGTGACCGTCGGCCATCTGAGCGTCGACGCCGACGCCGGCGAGGTGACGTGGCGCGGCGAACGGTGCCGGCTCACGCCGCGGGAGTTCGGTCTGCTCGCCTTCCTCGCCGCCAACCCCGGACGCGTGTACTCGCGCTTCGAGCTCCTCGACAAGGTCTGGGGCGAGGGTTTCGTCGGCACGGAGCGGACCGTCGACCAGCACGTCGCTCAGCTCCGCGCCGTCGTGGCAGACGATGTCGTCGCCACTGTAAGGGGGCGGGGCTACCGCCTCGGGGAGTGCGGAGGCGACCGTCTCGCCGACGCTCACCCTCAAGGCCGGGCGGAGCGGTAGATGGACCGGAGCGCGGCGCACGCGCTCCCCTGGTGGGACGTTCTGAAGGAAGGCGTCGTCCTGCTCGACTCCGGGAGCGTGCTCGACCTCAACCACGCGGCGGCCCTCCTCCTCGACGTCGATAGGGAACGGGCGCGCGGAGCGGCAGCCATCGGCGTGTTCCGTGACCATCGGCTCGAGGCCATGTGGCGCTCGGGGGTTGGCGGCGAGATCGAACTCCGCTCCAAGGCCGTCAGGGTGACCGCGTTCCCCGGCGGGCTCGTGTTCGAGGACGTGAGCGAACTCCGGCTCGGCCAGCGCGACGCATCGGAGCTGCTCTCCGTGCTCTCGCACGAGCTGCGCACTCCCGTCACTACCGTTCGCGGGGCGCTCGAGGCGCTCGCGGCGCCGGCCGCGGACGGTGACGACCCGAGCGAGGTGCGCTTCCGTGAACGCTTCCTAGCGCTCGCGCTCGCGGAAGCCGAGCGGCTCTCTCGCCTGCTCGACGACTTGACCGTCCAGTCGCGCCCGCCGAGGGAGAGGAGCGTCGCGCTCGGAGCCGTCGTCGCCAAGGCCGCTGCGTTGCTGCGGGCGCGGGCGGACGCCGTCGACGTCCGGTTCGCCACCGAGCTGGAGGACCTCGTCGTCTGGGCGGACGAGGACAAGCTCCTCCAGGTGATCCTGAACCTCATGGAGAACGCGGTCGTGCACGGACCCGGCGGCGGGACGGTCACGGTCGCGGCGTGGGGTGCCGACGCCATGGCCCAACTCGAAGTGCGCGACGAGGGCGCGCCGCTCGATCCCACCGGCGTGCCGGCGCTGTTCGCACCGCACACGCAGGGCCGCCACCGCGGCCAGGGCGCGGGCCTCGGGCTCTACATCGTCAGGTCGATCGTGCAGCGCTGGGGCGGCGCCGTGTGGGCCGGGCCGGGCAGCGCCGTGGCGGCGGGCAACGTTTTCGGGTTCAGCGTGCCGCTCGCGGACCACGCCTGAGCCCGGCGAGCGGCACGGCCCTTACGGCCGGCGGGGCCCGGTCGGAACGTGGCGCGGTCCGTGAGCGCGGTGGCAGCGGCCACCGGTGCGCCACGTTCCGACCGGTTCAGGCGTTCGGGTCGTCCGGTGTCAACGCCGGCGCTACGAGCTCCGCCCGGCGACGGGGCTGCGGCGCCCACTCGGCGGTCGCGAGGGCGTCGGGAGGCTCTTCGCGCCTCACGTCGTCAGGCGGCCTGGCGCCGCCGAACGCAGGTGGAGTAGGGGCGATGCGCGACTCTGGGAACAGACGCGCGTAGGCCGCGGGGCCGAGGGCGAAGAGCAGGGCGACCGTCACGACCGTCTCCACGGACACCGCGCGACTGACGGCGAGGAGGTCGTGCAGCCGGATCGCCTGGCCGCCGAAGGCGAGCCACGCGGTGCCCGCGGTCCCCCACGTCAGGGCGCCCGCGACGAGCGCGTTCAGGGGCCCGGCCCAGCGCGCCGTCCTCGGCGACGGATAGATGGCGAGCCATCCCAGGATGACGAGCTCCAACGTCAGGAACGCCTCATGCAGGCCGGGGAAGGCTCCGCGCGCGACGGAAGCGGCGAAGAGCGCCCCCGCCAGGAGACCGAGGCTCGGACCGTACGCGAGGGCGACAACGAGGACGGGCAGCGCGGCGACGCCGTTGGCGGCCGCGACCACCCATGGCGGCGAGGCGCCCAGCCGTTGCGCGAGCGCCTCGAGCAGGAAGCCGAGTACCACCGCCCCGAGGATGCGCAGCGCTACCTTGGGCTTGGCGAGCACCAGCGCGTCGCCACGAGCGACACCAGTCCCCAGGGAGACGAGGACGAGGATCAGGGTGGCGCACGCCGAGTAGAAGAGGACCGGATCGGAGCCGAACCGCTGCCAAGCCTCCGACCACGTGAGCACGCCCTTCACCACTCCGGCCTCTCGTCGAGCGTGGCTCCGAAAGGCGTAGCGTCGACGTCGCCCGCGCGCAGCATCCGCAACAGCTCGGCGTTAGCGGCGCGGCGGCCCGGCGTGCGCGCGAGCACCCTGCCGAGCGCGGCTTCGCTCGCCACGAACGCGACCTGGGCCGCGCGCAGCCAACCCGGGTAGTGGCGTCTACCCACCAGGAGCCCGCCGCGCCGCCCTTCCAGCGCGAACGCCGGATGCGAGGGGGTCGAGGTGCCGCCGAGGTGCACGACGGGTGTCGCCACTAGGAGGTTGGAGCGCCCGGCCTCCGAGACCCGCAGCCCGAAGTCGAGGTCCTCGTTGTAGAAACGGAACGCCTCGTCGTAGCCGCCGAGCTCGCGCCAGTCGCGCAGCCGCGCCACCGTCAGGCAGCCGGAGAGCCACGGCACGGCGACGGCGGCCGGCCTCCCGCCCGTCGGGCTGGAGCGGCGCAGCCGCCGGTAGTGCCTGGCGTACAGCGGTCCGAGGCCCTGGGGTTTGCCGTTGCCGTCCGCGACGAACGGCCCCGCCGCCGCGGCCTGCGGGGAAGACTCCAGCGCGGCGACGAGGTCGGGGAAGGTGCCGTCAGCCACGATGACGTCGGCGTTCGTGAAGGCGACGTACTCGGTCGAGGCGCCGCGGAGGCCCGCGTTCACGGCGTGAGCGTAGGAGTGGTTGGGAACGCCGAGGTAGGCGACGTCCGGGTGGCTGCGTGAGAGCGCGTCGGCGAAGCCGGGGTCGGGGTCGGCGTCGACGAGCCGCAGGTCGGCACCGGGGGCCGAGCGACGAACGAGCTCGAGGCAGGAGAGGGCGAGCTCGGGCGTGCGGTAGTTGACCACGGCCACGGTGAGCCGCGCGGCGGCCACAGGGCGCGCGGTGGTCGCCGACGTCGCCGCCTCCGGATGCCGCGTGGCGCTCACCTCAAGGGGCCTTCCTACGGTAGGTCACGAGCGCATGGTACTCAAGTGAGGCCTCAAGCCACACGTGTCTCACCTCGCCTGGCTTAGCATGCTGGTCGTGCAGTCCGACGACCAACACGATCACCGTGGCGATCTGCGGCTCGGCGTCGCCCTCGGCGGCGGCAGCGCGCGCGGTTACGCCCACCTCGGCGCCCTTGCCAGCCTCGAGCGCAACGGCTTGGCGCCGGACGTCATCGCCGGCACGAGCTTCGGCGCCGTCGTCGGCGCCCTCTACGCCACCGGCAGGCCCCTGCCGGAGCTCCTCGCCCAGGCCGAGGCCATGCGCAGGCGCGACGTCTTCCCGTACGTCGCGGACTTCGGCCTGCACCGGGCGGCGCTGTTCCGTGGCCGGCGGCTGGAGGAGTACTTCGACAGGCTGCTCGAGGGCCGCCACTTCTCCGACCTCGTCAAACGCCTCGTGGTCGTGACGACGGACATCGACAGCGGCGAACGCGTGCTGCTCGAACAGGGCTCGCTGGCCGAGGCGCTGCGGGCGAGCACGGCCATCCCCGGGGTGTTCGCCCCCGCGCTCGTCGGCGGTCGCAGGCTGATCGACGGCGGTATCGGCTCACCCGTGCCCCTCTCGACCCTCGACGAGTTCGACCTCGATGTCGCCATCGGCATCGGGGCCGGCATGGAGGCGTCCGACTCCGGCACGATCCGCTTCGCCCGCAAGCTCATGCGCTCCAGCGGCGCCAAGCGCTTCCAGACCCGGCTCGCCGCGACGAGGCCGCGCGGGGCCGTCGGGCGGTTGGGAAGGGCGCTCGCCTTCGCCGCCGAGGGCTGGGCGGCGGCGGACGCGGATGCATGCGAGCGCGCCGAGCCGGACGGTTGCCGGCGCTTCGAGGTGCATACGCGCCCTCCCATCAGCTGGCTCGACTTCCGCAGCGCGGGCGCGGCGATACGCGCGGGCGACGCCGCGCTCAGCCGCCTGATGCCGGCGCTCAAGAGCGCCATGCGAGCGACCGGCTAGAGGATCCGCTTGCCGAGGAGACTAGCCGTCAGCTCCACGAGCGTGCCGGCCGTCTCGTTGGCCCGGTCGAGGATCGGGTTGACCTCCACGAGGTCGAGGCTCGTCACGCGTTTCGAGTCCGCCAACAGCTCCATCAGCAGGTGCGCCTCGCGGTAGGTGAGCCCGCCCGGTACGGGCGTGCCGACGCCGGGGGCCAGGCTCGGGTCGAGCGCGTCCGCGTCGAACGACACGTGCACGCGCTCCAGCCCCGCCAGCCGCTCGAGCGCGGCCGCCACGACGTACGCGATCCCGCGTTGGTCGACCTCCTTCATCGAGAACGCCAGAGCTCCCGACTCGCGGATCAGCTCGCGTTCGGCCGGGTCGACGCTGCGCAGGCCGATGTAGACGATGTGCTCCGGCTCCACGACGCGGCCACCGCCCCAGATCGACGTGAGACGCTCGTCCCCCAGCCCGATGAGGTGCGCGATCGGCATGCCGTGCACGTTGCCGGACGGACTGGTGGCCGGCGTGTTGATGTCGGCGTGAGCGTCGACCCAGACGAGGCCGGTGGCGCGGCCCAGGTTCAGGCCCGGCACCGTGCCCATGCTCACCGAGTGGTCGCCGCCGAGCGCGATAACGAACTCCTCGGCGGGCAGCTCGCGCAGGCGCGCGAACGTGGCGCGGCACGTAGCCGCGATGGCGTCTGCGTGGTGCGGTCCGGCGGCGCTCGGCAGATGCTCGCTCGTCTCGGCCAGCGGGACGTCGACGTTGCCGAGGTCGACCACCTCGTGGCTCAGCTCCCTCAGTGCGGGGGCGAGGCGGGCCAACCGGAGGGCGCTCGGCCCCATGTCGACGCCGCGCCTGCCGGCACCGAGGTCCATGGGCACGCCCAGGATGCGTACGCGCTGCATGGGCTCAAGCTAGCACGCGCCTCAGCCGGTCTTGACCCCGGCCGGCCGCTTCCAGCTCCGTCCGACGCTCTCGAGCAGGGCGTAGGCGGCCTGAGGCCCTCGCCCGCCCGCCTCGTAGAACAGCGGAGTCGTCCGCGGGTCGGCGGCGTGCTCGAGCAGCGGATCGATGATGGTCCACTGCGCCTCCACCTCGTCGGCGCGCATGAAGAGGGTGGCGTCGCCTTCCATGACGTCGAGCAGCAGCGTCTCGTAAGCGTCGGGGATGGCGCCGTCGAAGCTCTCCCGGTAGGAGAAGTCGAGGCTGATGCGCCCCAGCTCGACGCGCTGGCCGGGCCGCTTGCCGTTGAAGCGGATGCTGATCCCCTCGTCCGGGACGATGCGCAAGATCAGCCGGTCCGGCCTCACCGGGGCCGGCAGTGTGAACGGCACGTGCGGCGGCGCCTTGAACTGCAGGACGATCTCGCTCGCCTTGGCCTCCAGGCGCTTCCCCGAGCGCAGGTAGAAGGGCACGCCCGCCCAGCGCCAGTTCTCGACCGTGAGGCGCATGGCGGCGAACGTGGCCTGGCGCGAGCGGGGGTCGACCCCCGGCTCCTGGCGGTAGCCGACCATGCCGTTCCCAGCCACGTACTGTCCGAGGACCGTCTCCTGCGGGTTCGGGCAGGCCACGGCGCTGAAGAGCTTCACCTTCTCGTCGCGCACGCTGCGCGCGTCGAAGCGCACGGGCGGCTCCATGGCGACGAGGGCGAGGAGCTGCAGCAGGTGGTTCTGGAACACGTCGCGCAGGATGCCGGCGTCCTCGTAGAACTGCCCGCGCCCCTCGACCCCCATGGGCTCGATCATCGTGATCTGGACGTGGTCGATGTAGCGGTTGTTCCAGAACGGCTCGAACATGCTGTTGGCGAAGCGCAGCACGCCAAGGTTCTGGGCCGTCTCCTTGGCCAGGTAGTGGTCGATGCGGTAGAGCTGCCGCTCAGAGAAGTGCTCGAGGAGCTCGTCGTTCAGCGCCTTGGCCGACGCGGCGTCCGTACCGAACGGCTTCTCGACGACCAGGCGTGAGAAGCGGCCGTCCGACTCGCTCGCCAGCCCGGCTCCGGCCAACGAACGGGCGATGGCGCCGTAGACGCCCGGCGGGGTGGCGGTGTAGTAGACCCGCCCGGCGACGTCGATGCCCTCCAACGCCGTCGCCAGCCGTCCGAAGGCCTCGGCGCTCGCGTAGTCGCCGTGCACGTACGAGATCCTCCCGGCGAGGGCGCGCCACGCCCCCTCGTCGAGGTCGGGCACCTCGCGCTCCAGGGCCTCGCGGAGGTTGCCGGTGAGATCGGCGTCGGTAAGCGGCTTGCGGCCGAAGCCGACGATGATGGTCCTCGCGTCAAGCTCGCCGTTCACGTGGAGCTGGTAGAGCGCCGGTATGAGCTTGCGCGCCGCCAGGTCGCCGGTTATGCCGAAGATAACGAAGGCGCAGGCGGGGGCCGCGCCGTTCCGTGCGACGGAGCGGGAAGCGCCGTGCGCGCTCCGGTCGGTCTGCGCGGCCTGGTCGGGCGCGGCGTCTGGGTGCGCGGCGGTCGAGAGCCCTCGAGCCAGGCTCATGCGCGCTTCGTCCTGTGGCCGCCGAAGCGGTTGCGCAGGGTGGCGACGGCGCGGTTGGCGAACGAATCCTGAGAGCGACTCGCGAAGCGCGCGTAGAGGGCAGCGGTGATCGCGGGCATGGGCACGGCGTTGGCGACGCCGTAGTCGACCGTCCAGCGACCCATGCCGCTGTCGTCGACGTACCCCTTCAGCCCGTCCAGCTTGGGGTCGCTCTCCAACGCGTCGCCGAGCAACTCGAGTAGCCACGACCGCACGACCGAGCCGCGCAGCCACAGGCGCGCGACGGCGGCCAGGTCCAGCTCGGAATGCGGGTAGGCGGCCAGCGCCTCGAAGCCTTCCCCGTAGGCTTGCAGGAGGCCGTACTCGATGCCGTTATGGATCATCTTGACGAAGTGACCCGAGCCGGCCGGGCCGACGTGAAGGAGCCCGCCCGGCGGCGCGAGGCACTCGAGCACGGGCCGCGCGAGCTCGAAGGCCGACTCCGGGCCGCCCACCATGAGGTTGTAGCCGTTCTCGAGCCCCCAGACGCCGCCCGACACGCCGGCGTCGAGCCACAGCACCCCGGCAGCGTCGGCCTTGGCCGCCCGGCGACGCGAGTCCTCCCAGTTGGAGTTGGCCCCGTCGACGAACACGTCCCCCGGCGAGAGCACGGCCATGGCCTCGCTGAAGACCCGCTCCGTGGGGTCGCCGGCGGGCACCATTGACCACACGACCCGGGGCGAGGCCAGCTGGAGGGCCGCCTCCGCCACGGTGGCGCCGCCCCGCGCGCCTTCCTCCTCCAGCTCGGCGACGAGGGCCGCCACGAGGTCCGTCACGACCGGAGCGTGCCCGCCCTGCAACAGCCTGCGGGTCATGTCGGCGCCCATGCGGCCGAGTCCGACTATGACGAGTTCCATGTTCCCGCCTTCCGGGCGCGTGTTCCGGCGCGCCACCACCGCCAGATGCTACCAGGGGTGCGTGATAAGCTGCCCGCCGTGAACGGGTCATCGGACGTGGAGGCGGTGGAGGCCGGTGAGCACGCGGAAGCGCTCGCCCTGCTCAACCGGGGGGCGGAGCATGTAGTGCCGGACGGCGGTCTGCTGGCGAAGCTCCGGTTGGCGGCCAAGGAAGACAGGCAGTTGCGGGCGAAGCTCGGGGTCGATCCCTCCAGCTCGGACCTGCATGTCGGGCACGCCGTGGTCCTGCGCAAGCTGCGGCAGTTCCAGGACCTCGGGCACCGCGTCGTGCTCATCATCGGCGACTTCACGGCCATGATCGGCGACCCGTCTGGCCGCAGCAAGACGCGGCCCGTCCTCACGTTGGAGGAGACGAGGCGCAACGGCGAGACCTACGTCGCCCAAGCGGTCAAGGTCCTCGACACCGACCCGGAGAAGCTCGAGATCCGCCACAACTCCGAGTGGCTCGAGCCGCTCGGCTTCGCCGACGTCATCCGGCTGGCCTCCAACTACACGGTCGCACGCATGTTGGAGCGCGACGACTTCACGAAGCGCTTCCATGGCGGCGTGCCCATCTCCGTGCACGAGTTCCTCTACCCGCTCGCCCAGGCGTACGACTCGGTCGCCATCCGCGCCGACGTGGAGCTGGGCGGCACCGATCAGCTCTTCAACCTGCTCGTGGGTCGCGACGTGCAACGCGCTTACGGCCAGGAGCCGCAGGTCGCCCTGACCACCCCGCTCCTCGTCGGCCTGGACGGCGTGGAGAAGATGTCCAAGTCGCTCGGCAACTACATAGGGATCGCCGAGCCGCCCGACGTCATGTTCAAGAAGGCGATGCAAGTGGCCGACGCGCTCCTCATGCAGTACGCGGAGCTCTGCACGGCGCTAGACCTCGGCGCGCTGCGAGCGCGGCTCGCCGAGGACCCCGTCGGTGCGCACCGGCTCTTCGCCAGGGCGCTCGTCGGCGTCTACCACGGCGCCGAGCCTGTCGCGGCTGCGGAGCGGCGTTACGACGAGGTGGCCAAGGGCGCCATCCCTGACGAGATGGCGGAGGTCGCCGTGCCCTCAGGCGAGTTCGCTTCCGGCGACGTCGGGCTGCTGCGCCTCGCGGTCCTCGCGGGCTTGGCGGCTTCGAACGGCGAGGCCAGGCGCCTCGTCCAGAACCGCGGCCTGAAGGTCGACGGCGAGGTGGCGAGCGACCCCCAGGCGCGCCTCACGCTGAGCGCGCCGGCCGTGCTCCAGAAGGGCAAGGACGCGTTCGTGCGCCTGAGGCGCGCCTGAGAAGGCGAAGCTAGGATCCCTTCGGGGCCGATGACCAAGGTCTACGCTGCGCCGCGGGACTAGACGGCCAGCACCTGGGCGATCTCGAGCAGCTCCCTGTCGATGGGTTTGGGGTGGTCGGCCAGCTCGGCGAGCGGGATCCTCACGACCTGGCGCCACTTCGTGCCGACCATAACGCCGCTCTTGCCGGCGGCGAGCGTGCGGACGGCGTGGAAGCCAAGGCGCGAGGCCAGGACCCTGTCGCGCGAGCACGGGCTGCCGCCACGCTGGGTGTGGCCGAGGATCACGGTGCGCAGCTCGAAGCCGGTCGCCGCCTCGACCGCCTCCTGGAGACGGCGGGCGCCGCCGGCGTACGCGCCTTCCGCGACCACGACGATGCTCGAGGTCTTCCCGCGCTCCTCGGCCTTGAGGAGCAGGTCTACGACGTCGTCGGCCGTCTGCGGGACCTCGGGCACGACGATGACCTCCGCGCCGCCCGCCACCCCGACGTGCAGGGCGATGTGGCCGGCGTGCCGACCCATGACCTCGACGAGGAAGTGGCGGTCGTGGCTCGCCGCCGTGTCACGCAGGCGGTCGACGGCCTCCAGCGCGATGTCGAGCGCGGTGCTGAAGCCTATCGAGACGTCCGTGCCGTTGATGTCGTTGTCGATCGTGGCCGGGATGCCGACGACCTTGACGCCGTGCTCGGTCTCGAGCGCCTGGGCGCCCCTGAAGCTGCCGTCGCCGCCGATGACGACGAGGCCGTCGATGTCGTGGCGTGCCAGCGTCGCAGCCGCGGCCGTGCGCCCTTCGGGTTGGTAGAAGAGCTCGCAGCGGGCGGTGCGCAAGACGGTGCCGCCGCGCTGGAGGATGTTCGCGACGCTGCGCGGACCGAGTTCGACGATGTCGTCGTCGAGGAGGCCCTGGAAGCCCCGGTAGACGCCGGAGACGCGGATGCCGTCGTGGACGGCGGTGCGGACGACGGCGCGGATGGCAGCGTTCATGCCGGGCGCGTCGCCGCCGCTTGTCAGTACGCCGAGATGCTTCACGAATGTGGAGTATAGCGTTGCCACTGCGGGTTTCCAGGAGGGACTGACGCCCCGTGCCCGCCGGCGTAGGCGCGTGCGAAGATGAGGCCAATATGAACATCGTCGCTCTCAACGAATCCGTCTTGGGCGAGAGGCGTGCCGCTCTCACCCCCCAGGTGGTGGCGAAGCTCCTGCGCCTCGGTGCCAGCGTCTCCGTCGAGCCTGGCCTCGGTGTCCTCGCCGGTCACGGGGACGAGGAGTTCGTAGAGGCCGGAGCCAGGTTGGAACCCGACCGCGAGCGCCTGCTCCCGGCAGCCGACTTGTTGCTCACCGTCAGGCCTCCGGCGCTTGACGTGGTGGCTTCGCTGCGTGAGAGGGCTTGCGTTGCCGGCTTCCTGGACCCGTTCTTCAACCCCGAGCTGATAGAGGCATTGGCGAGGCTCGGGCTCGACTCGCTGTGCATGGAGCTCGTTCCGCGCACGACCTACGCGCAGAAGATGGACGCGCTCTCGAGCCAGGCGAGCTTGGCCGGTTACGCCGCGGTCGTCCTCGCCGCCGAGCGTTCCGCCAAAGCCTTCCCGATGATGAGCACGCCTGCGGGCACCATTCCGCCCGCCCGCGTGTTCGTCATAGGCGCGGGCGTGGCCGGTCTGCAGGCCATCGCGACGGCCAAGCGTCTCGGTGCCAGGGTGGAGGCGTACGACACGCGCCCCGTCGTCAAGGAGCAAGTGCAGTCGCTCGGCGCCAAGTTCGTCGAGATCGACGTCGGCGAGACGGGCCAGACGGAGCAGGGCTACGCGAAGGAGCTGACCGTGGAGCAACTGGAGTCGCAACGCAAGCAGATGGTCAAGATATGCGCGAACTCCGACGTGATCGTCTCCACGGCCCAGGTGTTCGGGCGCCGGGCGCCGCGCATCATCGACGAGTCGATGGTGGCCGGCATGCGCAAGGGGAGCGTGATAGTCGACATGGCCGCCGCCACCGGTGGGAACGTCGCGGGCTCCAAGCCCGGTGAGGAGGTGCTCACCGGGAACGGCGTCCTCATCGTCGGCGCGGACGACCTGCCCGCCAGGGTCGCCAAGGACGCCAGCCAGGTGTACGCCAGCAACCTCTACCTGCTCATAGAGCACGCTTGGGACAAGGACGCCGCCGGGCTCCGCCTCGACCCGCAGGACGCCGTAGTCGGCGCGTGCCTGCTCACTGCCGGCGGCGAGGTAAGGGACGAGCGGGTGAGGGCCGCCCTGGGAGCGAACCGATGATCGTGATGCTGCTGTTCATGACCTTCGTTCTAGCCGTCTTCCTCGGTGTCGAGTTGATCAACAAGGTGCCCTCACAGCTCCACACTCCGCTGATGTCGGGTTCCAACGCCATCTCGGGGATCACCATCGTCGGGGCCATCCTGGGCACCCAGGTAGGCGGCGCGTTCGGTCAGGCGCTTGCTCTGGTCGCCATCATCGCCGCGACCGTGAACGTCGTTGGGGGCTACCTGGTCACTGACCGAATGCTCGGCATGTTCCGTGCCGGCAAGAAGGGCGAGTGAGGTCGAGTGACGACGGTCGTTCAGCTCCTGTACATGATCGCCGCCGTGCTGTTCATCCTCGGCCTGAAGATGCTCGGCCGCGCGCAGAGCGCCCGCCGCGGCAACTTCGTCTCCGCGGCGGGGATGCTCGTGGCAGTGATAGCCACGCTCCTCTCGTCCGGCATCGACTTCGGCATCATCCTCGCGGGCATCGCGGTAGGGGCGGCCGTAGGCGTCTACGTGGCCCGCACGGTGAAGATGACGTCGATGCCCGAGATGGTGGCGCTTCTCAACGGTACCGGGGGCGCCGCTTCGATGCTGGTCGGCTGGAACGAGTACATCCAGCGTCCCGACTCCGGGGTGGTCGCCGCCGTCTCGATCTTCGCGGCCGTGGTCGTCGGCGCCATGACTACGACGGGCTCCGTGCTCGCCTGGGCCAAGCTCTCCGAGAGGATAGACGGCAAACCGATCAAGTTCGCCTCCCAACAGGTCGTCAACGCCGTCATCCTCGCCGCCACGCTGGTGCTTGGGCTCCTCTTCGTCATCAACCCCGCCGCCACCTACGCGCTTCTCATCCTCTACCTCGTCCTCGGGCTAGCGCTCGGCGTGCTCGCCGTTCTGCCCATCGGCGGGGCCGACATGCCCATCGTCATCTCGCTGCTCAACTCCTACTCCGGCGTGGCCGCCGCCGCCGCCGGCTTCGCCATCGGCAACACCGTGCTGGTCGTCGCCGGCTCGCTCGTAGGCGCGTCCGGCCTGATCCTCACTCAGATCATGTGCAAGGCCATGAACCGCTCGCTAGCGAACGTGCTGTTCAGCGGCTTCGGCTCCGGTGCCACCACTGCCGCCACCGCGGTCGCCGGTGAGATCAAGCCGATAAGCGTCGAGGACGCCTACTACGTCCTCGAGGCCGCGACCAGCGTCATCTTCGTGCCCGGTTACGGCATGGCGGTGGCCCAGGCCCAGCACGTCGTCAAGGAGCTCGCCGACCTGCTGGAGAAGAACGGCGCCGAAGTCCGCTACGTCATCCACCCGGTGGCCGGACGCATGCCGGGCCACATGAACGTGCTGCTGGCGGAGGCCAACGTCCCCTACGAACAGCTCGTCGAGCCGGACGACGTCAACCCGGGTATGGACCTCATCGACGTCGCCGTCGTGATCGGCGCGAACGACGTCGTCAACCCTGCGGCCCGCGAGGACGAGGCGAGCCCGCTCTACGGCATGCCGATCATCGACGTCGACAGGGCGCGGACATGCTTCGTCCTCAAGCGCTCCATGAAGCCCGGCTTCTCCGGCGTCGAGAACCCGCTCTTCTACAAGCCCAACACCCGCATGCTCTTCGGCGATGCCAAGGCGTCGCTCGGTGCGCTCGTGGCGGAGTTCAAGGACGCCTGACGCCTGGGCTGGCAATCGCTAAGAAAAGTTGACAATAGGAGACTCAAGTCCATATCATCTCCGTATGGACGCAGAACGCTTCACGGAAGCCGCCCTCCAGCTCGTGGCCAGCGCCCAGCAGGTGGCGCGCGCGCGTAAGAACCAGCAGGTAGGCCCGCTGCACCTGGCGGCCTCGCTCTTGGCGGACCCGGAGGGGCTGCCGAGCCGCGTCGTGCAGCGCGCGGGGGCGGACCCGGCAGCCGCCCGCGCCGCCACCGACGCCGCCCTCGCCAAGCTGCCGGTGGTGAGCGGCGCGGACGGCCAGTTCATGAGCGCGGAGCTCGGCAACACGTTCGGCCGCGCCGAGGCCCTGGCGCGCGAGTGGCAGGACGCCTTCGTGGCCGCCGACACCCTGCTCGTCGCCTTGCGCGAGACGGGTGGCAAGCAGCTCGACTACCTCCCGGCGGCCGCCGCGCTGAAGGACG from Trueperaceae bacterium includes the following:
- the gnd gene encoding decarboxylating 6-phosphogluconate dehydrogenase; amino-acid sequence: MELVIVGLGRMGADMTRRLLQGGHAPVVTDLVAALVAELEEEGARGGATVAEAALQLASPRVVWSMVPAGDPTERVFSEAMAVLSPGDVFVDGANSNWEDSRRRAAKADAAGVLWLDAGVSGGVWGLENGYNLMVGGPESAFELARPVLECLAPPGGLLHVGPAGSGHFVKMIHNGIEYGLLQAYGEGFEALAAYPHSELDLAAVARLWLRGSVVRSWLLELLGDALESDPKLDGLKGYVDDSGMGRWTVDYGVANAVPMPAITAALYARFASRSQDSFANRAVATLRNRFGGHRTKRA
- a CDS encoding NAD(P) transhydrogenase subunit alpha, producing MNIVALNESVLGERRAALTPQVVAKLLRLGASVSVEPGLGVLAGHGDEEFVEAGARLEPDRERLLPAADLLLTVRPPALDVVASLRERACVAGFLDPFFNPELIEALARLGLDSLCMELVPRTTYAQKMDALSSQASLAGYAAVVLAAERSAKAFPMMSTPAGTIPPARVFVIGAGVAGLQAIATAKRLGARVEAYDTRPVVKEQVQSLGAKFVEIDVGETGQTEQGYAKELTVEQLESQRKQMVKICANSDVIVSTAQVFGRRAPRIIDESMVAGMRKGSVIVDMAAATGGNVAGSKPGEEVLTGNGVLIVGADDLPARVAKDASQVYASNLYLLIEHAWDKDAAGLRLDPQDAVVGACLLTAGGEVRDERVRAALGANR
- the pfkA gene encoding 6-phosphofructokinase; its protein translation is MKHLGVLTSGGDAPGMNAAIRAVVRTAVHDGIRVSGVYRGFQGLLDDDIVELGPRSVANILQRGGTVLRTARCELFYQPEGRTAAAATLARHDIDGLVVIGGDGSFRGAQALETEHGVKVVGIPATIDNDINGTDVSIGFSTALDIALEAVDRLRDTAASHDRHFLVEVMGRHAGHIALHVGVAGGAEVIVVPEVPQTADDVVDLLLKAEERGKTSSIVVVAEGAYAGGARRLQEAVEAATGFELRTVILGHTQRGGSPCSRDRVLASRLGFHAVRTLAAGKSGVMVGTKWRQVVRIPLAELADHPKPIDRELLEIAQVLAV
- a CDS encoding NAD(P) transhydrogenase subunit alpha produces the protein MIVMLLFMTFVLAVFLGVELINKVPSQLHTPLMSGSNAISGITIVGAILGTQVGGAFGQALALVAIIAATVNVVGGYLVTDRMLGMFRAGKKGE
- a CDS encoding NAD(P)(+) transhydrogenase (Re/Si-specific) subunit beta, translated to MTTVVQLLYMIAAVLFILGLKMLGRAQSARRGNFVSAAGMLVAVIATLLSSGIDFGIILAGIAVGAAVGVYVARTVKMTSMPEMVALLNGTGGAASMLVGWNEYIQRPDSGVVAAVSIFAAVVVGAMTTTGSVLAWAKLSERIDGKPIKFASQQVVNAVILAATLVLGLLFVINPAATYALLILYLVLGLALGVLAVLPIGGADMPIVISLLNSYSGVAAAAAGFAIGNTVLVVAGSLVGASGLILTQIMCKAMNRSLANVLFSGFGSGATTAATAVAGEIKPISVEDAYYVLEAATSVIFVPGYGMAVAQAQHVVKELADLLEKNGAEVRYVIHPVAGRMPGHMNVLLAEANVPYEQLVEPDDVNPGMDLIDVAVVIGANDVVNPAAREDEASPLYGMPIIDVDRARTCFVLKRSMKPGFSGVENPLFYKPNTRMLFGDAKASLGALVAEFKDA
- the tyrS gene encoding tyrosine--tRNA ligase; protein product: MNGSSDVEAVEAGEHAEALALLNRGAEHVVPDGGLLAKLRLAAKEDRQLRAKLGVDPSSSDLHVGHAVVLRKLRQFQDLGHRVVLIIGDFTAMIGDPSGRSKTRPVLTLEETRRNGETYVAQAVKVLDTDPEKLEIRHNSEWLEPLGFADVIRLASNYTVARMLERDDFTKRFHGGVPISVHEFLYPLAQAYDSVAIRADVELGGTDQLFNLLVGRDVQRAYGQEPQVALTTPLLVGLDGVEKMSKSLGNYIGIAEPPDVMFKKAMQVADALLMQYAELCTALDLGALRARLAEDPVGAHRLFARALVGVYHGAEPVAAAERRYDEVAKGAIPDEMAEVAVPSGEFASGDVGLLRLAVLAGLAASNGEARRLVQNRGLKVDGEVASDPQARLTLSAPAVLQKGKDAFVRLRRA